GTTTATCATCCCCCCCACGCCCCCATACCTAAACCAGACAATGGGGCTGTTTGGGGGCCTGACACCTAAACCCTATGGGTAAACACCGTGATCCGACTTGACCGCGGCGAGGGTTTCCAGCGATGCCAACATCCACGACGTTGACATAAATTGGCACCGGGGAAACAATCTTTTAGTTAGGGGAGGCTCTAAGTGGTAGTTAAGTTGTGCTCTAAGTTGTGGAGCCCAAGTTTGTGCTCCACAACTTGGGCTCCAGTCGAGGGTTCTGGTGCCTAGTGGGGTCACAAGCAGACgcttaaaaacattaattttataCAAACAAATCATCTTTGTGAAACAAAACTTGTCAGAGGTGAAATCCCTCAAACAACTGACGAGATTTTTTGCGGGCCAATAAGATTGGGAATCACTCCTTCTACGGATTCAAACGCCGCTTACAACAACAATCTAATTTGAAccggttatttatttttacgagCAACCGTCGCTGTACGGGAGTGTGTAACAGTGACTGATCTAAAAATAGTTTACAATCACAACTACTGCCGCCCATCTGCTACTGCATCTCAAGACCATATCAGCAAGAGAAAGGATCTCCCCTTTATCCCCGATAGAGCCGGGAGAAATCTCTGTGTATCGTTGACACTGCAATATGACGCCACAGTGGATTGGGTGATGTGTGTCAATAGTGGAGTCTGTACAGAGTACATGCGAGAGGCACTTCTCAAGACAAATACATGTCTCCGTTTCCCCGGTTACCTCACTGGTCACTAGTCCGACGCGGAGGAACCACAGTTGCGGATCGCCCCGTGTCCTCACACCATTTGAAAAGTTCCGGGCTGTTTTGTGTACCGAAATGCTGAGAGatggaagagatggagagcagGACGCTCTCCAGACAGTGAAACAAAagtccccccacacacaaaaaccacgAGGCACGATGAGGCAGAGCTCCTCTCCTTTCCGTTCCGTCGGCGTACCAGCATCTACTGCCAGAGAATACCCCCTTTCCTTCTGGCCCGCCTCGTGGGAACGAGGCTGGAAACGTGGCCGTCATTGGAGCTCGGCTGCGCGTATGTGTGTATCTGCTGATTAGTCATCAATGGGGGAAGCTCCGGCATTTGTTCCTTTTCTCGCTGGCACATGACGCAGCCggccagtctctctctctctctcttttttggcTGTTGCACGCCACAAAATTCTAGGCAGTGGAGCTTTTCTGGCAAGCGACTCTTAAAATGTGGTTACGCAACAGCTTCCGTCATTTCcacacaagcagaaaaaaaaccaagatgatTGTATTCATAAACAGTTGCCGTGGTGATGCGCCCACACGGGCAGATCAAGGGACGGAAGAGTGGGGGAATGTGAAACTTTGGTTCTATGACGGCTTTTGAATTTTAAGGATCCTTATTTGAAAGAAAGAGTGACAGTTAATGAAGTCTCGTTCTGCCGAGTCTGACACCGTGTATAATTTGACGAGACACTTTTCTCGATCCACATGGGGAAAACCTCtcattatccttttttttagcTTAAGAGCACAAGCTACCCAGAAGCCCTCTGTCTTTGCTCATGGGCATATCAGCAGGCCTGATAAAAGAGGGTGAACCCTGATCACCCAGTCAGAAGTACAGTTGGTGTCCTCATGACCCAGGTCGCCCTGACATCCCCCAAAAGAATCTGGACACTAAAACGTAATGTGGGTGCGGGAAACAACGCGTATGACTGAAAAACAATTACGAAACAGGAGGGCATTTCACAATAATACAATTCCCATAAAATATTTTGacagccaccacacacacacacacacacacacacacacacacacacacacacacacacacacacacacacacacacacacacacacacacacacacacacacacacacacacacacacacacacacacacacacggcgcgATTCATAAAAAGCACCCAGTGATTCACTAATCATCAGTAATGtgtaaaagataaaagaatGAGATTAAAACGTATTCAGTCCAGGAGCATGTGCCTGTTCAGTTccttgataataataataataataataataataataataataataccccTGTCCACCACTAGGGGTCTCCTGCCATGTGCCTCCTCGGCTCGAGAGGGGGGTTTAAATTTCtcaagctgtcaatcaaaagcAAAACCACAACAAGCACCTTGTTCTCTCCACCGTTTGGTTTAGTTGACCActaaacatttcaaacattaaaaaaaaagaatacaaaaagaTTACACATATTATTGAAGGTTGGTTGCCCTTAACCTTAAATAACCTGATTTAAAGAGGCAGATTGCGGGACTAAGACTCGTAACACCAATATACATCGACTGGTTTAAAACACCTCTTGATCCGTTAAAACACAGTGAACCCTGACAGTTACATTAATTATTAGGATGATTATTAAAACATTCATAAGGAAAACACGCTGCCTTTGATGTGGAGCgacgactgactgactgacgcgGCTCGGCGACTCCGATAGATCCGCGTATTAGTGGATGAAGAAACTCTTCTCTCACGAGTCAATAACGTTTATtatcaacacatttcacacgCGGCAGCGCCCGGGTGAGTGTTTCCAACTCGCTCGCCGTGAAAACGAAGTGCATACGAGCCCGTCTGGCGACGAACGAAACAGCACTTTCTTTCGTAAAGTCCGCGTCAATAGACGCGTTTAAAACCCCCGTCGACCCGCCGCTagcgttagcatgctaacttagCCACCAGCGGACGCCGCACCGACGGAGCCGTCGCCTTTCTCCGCCACAGACACCGGGCGTTTATCGCGGTTCCGACGCGGCGGGGGACGGTGAACTCGACGTACCTGCCGTGGAACCAGTCTTTGCAGATGTCGCACTCGATCATGAACCGGCTCACGTCGTACGGCTGCCGGCAGACACAGTACAGCGGGGCCGCCGCCATCTTCCTACTGTCCCCAAACAACGCAGGAATGAAGCGGGGCGGGGACTCGACCTGAGCCCGGCGTCCGGAAATAGCCGAGGCTGCACGAGAGCCGCCATTCGAGGCAATCCCACCTCTGacgtcacgtttttttttcttctcgaaATTATTCATTTCCATCTGCTCGTGTGTGTGGGGACAACAACAATAGAGACTTAACTTTTTCCGACAAAGgaatgacatactgtattttttcccaCTGATATAATCTGAAACATGGATCATAGCTCAACAGAATAAAGGAAATTATGAGCCTTCAGTTTGCATTTTCAGATATACTAACTACTACTATTCAAACAATGTGACcttttataaaaacatatttcagttgatttattcattgaatCCATTCAACCCAATATTTCATTACAAACTGACAGAGGACTCCCAGGAAGTTTTGTCCAAAAATACTAACTAAGATCCTTAAATCATCACAGAATTATGTCAATCtgattttagaaaataaatgcatatgAGCTTATGCACAAGTATTGAAAAATTATAAGTTGAAAGCAGTGCCTTAAATAATctcattttattaaatatagctaattgtgaaaatgtaaaaaaaagcaggtaaacatatgtaaaatgtgtttcaggTAAATGGAAGTATCATTGAATACCCACATCCAGAAGTGTAGCATCAGCACAGACTAATCAGTAACCTATAAACCTTTAAACACATTAATGTGTCACAGTTGCAGAGtttatcctcctcttctcctgttcTCACACCTCCTTTTGTAAACAAAGCTTCTGTTTTCAGAATATTCTCAACCATTGGTGGCAGACAACACCGCCGTCAGAGGAGCATAGAGAGCCAAACCACAACCAAATCCACCCCTGGTATGTCTCCACGGAGTGTGTCTGACATGCCCTACGTGCTTGCGTGGTGAATAGCAATGGGACCACCGACCCACAGCTTGATCTGTGAGCTGACAGCACCCATCCCCCCACACGCccatctgtgctgctctgcaTAGGCAAGCAGGCTTGGTGCATGCATGCAGAGACTCCCGTTGCACAGGAGACACATGTGCAGATTAGGGtagttttttttgcccccctgGTGCAGTCTCAACCTGCAGCGAGACGTAAACAACGCCTTTGTCCCCAGGTGACAAAAGCAGCCTGCACCAGTTGGGTTGTATAATTGATCGTTATCATGTCTTCACATTAGTCTTTCCCTCTTGTCAGTCCAGCATGAGCAGTGCAACTTCACGTCTGGTGCGCAGATCCACACATGCCTGTGAACACTCCTCCTGGAAGCTAATTGCCCCCTTGGAAGTGGAGGTCAGAGGTTCTCAAGATGGGTCTGTGTCATTGCTGATGGATGGTCATGCACAACGTCTACCTTCTTTAAGTGACCGTGTGATCATTAACCATAGAACAGGCTGGATTGTTTTACCCCCAAAAAGCATGGTTTCAGCTTTTTAATATTATCCATGACAGTGGTTTGCACTTTTACAAAAATTTAATGGGTGTTGTGTTGAGAAATGTAACACCCCCCTTGCAAAGGTCAAAGTGTAACAGGCCGACTTCTAACACCATATCAGACATGACAAAGATATACAACAGTCAAGGTTTTCAGATGCACAAAATGTATCAACACCAATAACACCAAAAATGTCCGACTGTGTCAACTGTACATGGTCTGAAAGCCTTCAAAATACaagaaacatatatattttttatagaatACGTATAAAAGATAGTGATATGAAAACATTGtattacatttaatacattCTCTGTGCAACATCAGAGAAAAATGGTATAAAGctgaaataataaattcaaaacTTCTTACAAACTTAAAAATACATTGATTAGACATTAAACTCCTCGTCCACCAAAGTGTTTAGTGTTAAAACGCCACCTGCTGGCCGAACATCGACATTGCTCGCTGCGCGTCCGCGCTGACCGGAGCGCGCACGCCACGCAATCCTGTGACGTCCCAGTTTACCCAAACAAGGAAGAGGCGAGCCGGGCCCCGCCCCCCTGTGGGTCAGCCGCATCATGGATGGAGGTGGCTGAAAAATTCAGAGCGAATTAAAAACTGCACCTGACGACTTGTGGAGTTTGGCTTCCAGATGTCGAGGAGCACGAGTTAACATCTGACCAGATGATACACGAGGTGAGATGAATGGAAAACGATCGGTGTTGTGAAGCAGTAACAGAAGCATTAAATGAGGTAGACGGtgaacagatatatatatatatatatatatatatatatatatatatatatatatatatatatatatatatattcaaacagTAATATTATGTACTACGTCAGCTGATTTTTTTCgtattaaatgttaatttgagAGAAATTaacttgtgtttatttgaaataattgatGTATTCAGTTCATCTGATCAAGCTAAAATGATATGAGGACTAATATCAAAATCATTAGTAAGACATGTGGGTACGATTTGATAATCTCAGCTGAAAGCtgaaacaactaattgattcaTCGATTAGATGTGTCCGACAACTCacttttaattcattgattaattgttgTCTTTCTACAAAAACAGTTgcaaacattcatttgtttctgcttcatAAATTTGAATATGTCTTTTTCGGATTTATGACTTGTTATGGACCTAACAGTTAATTGAttgatcaagaaaataatctaaTTGATTGCTTATGAATATAATTGTTAATAACTTCACTAAATATTATGTGATTTCTAATTGACACAAAACGAATGTAtgttaaaatctgttttttgtttgaagatgaaatgccaaaataaaaacaacgttTTATTTGTCTCAGATGAAGTCATGTGTGCTCATATCTTAAAAATAGAATCCTAAATTTTGGATAAAATAAGATATTATCTGGAATTCTTGTAAATTTCATAATCAGTTTTCATGTATGTGGATCAATAATCTGTATATCAGCCTCCTTGGAAATAGGCCAGAATAAATATATGTTGATGTGTCGGTGGAGGCGGCGGTGACGTGTCCCGAACCCGAAGATGAGGCGTCTGTCCCGGAAGAAAGCCCTGAGTCTGGTGAGGGAGCTGGACGCCTTCCCCAAAGTGTCCGAGAGCTATGTGGAGACTTCAGCTTCaggaggaacaggtgagacatccttcagaagaaaaaaaacaataataatgatatcaaaAAAAGATATTAGTAACTCTATTTATCTTCTGTCTCATCCTCAGTGTCTCTGATTGCTTTCTGTGCCATGGCGCTTCTGGCCGTCTTAGAGTTCTTTGTCTATCAAGACACGtggatgaaatatgaatacgCAGTGGACAAGGATTTTTCCAGGTAGATTTACATTCAGCTGTCGAATGTAAATAATTACACAATGAATATTTCCTCCCATTATCTTGTACACATGTTGCATCGCTTATACCTATAACATAGAGAAGAATCTTCTCGTCGACCTGACTAACTCTCACTCATCTTTTACAGTAAACTGAGAATAAACATTGACGTCACAGTTGCCATGAAATGCCAGCGTGAGTGTCGTTTTCTGTCACATACAGAATCCCGTCATACACTTGCATCGAGgacgtgtgtatgtgtcagttaATTTATTATAGCTGTGCATGATTGCAGATGTCGGAGCAGATATTTTGGATTTGGCCGAGACCATGATCACGTCCAGCGGCCTCCAGTACGAAGCTGTGAGTTTTGCAGCACAAATTatctattaatgtttttttctttccagctttaagaaatattaattttcactgtcgctttcccccccccctcttctctctctgtctttgttttatcaGGTTATTTTTGAACTGACACCACAACAGAGACTGTGGCAAAAGTAAGCTACCATCACGTCACTCCACCTGAGTACCAGAGCCAGaacaatatttcacttttcGAAATTGATGTTATCTAATCAGGGGGCTATGGAAAagcctcagtgtttttcttgCATGATGAGAAACCTCTCGATCTCATTGGTCAGCAGCCGTTTTCGGTTTCAGTTTTTTGTGGTTACATTTGTATAATTTTCTGTTCTGACTATCATAATTTtaaagattagaaaaaaagaatatttaacaTGATAAAACTTgaggacacattttgttttcatgtccatGAAAAATTTGagtctttttaaaatgacttacCTTCTTCATTCCACATGTTTTCGTAAATCTGTCCTGCAGGAATTTGCTTCTCATACAGAGCCGACTGAGGGAGGAACATGCCCTGCAGGAAGTCCTTTACAAAACTCTGCTGAAAGGAGCTCCCACCGCCCTGCCTCCACGGTcagtaataattataataacaaaaaaaaagaggaaataaaatgacaggCACAAAGCATAAGGATAATATACTGtgctttgtaaatgtgtgtgtagggaGGATGGCTCTGTGGAGCCGCTCAGTGCCTGCAGGATACATGGGCACGTGTTCGTCAACAAGGTGGCAGGAAACCTGCACATCACTGTAGGAAAGTAAGAAACTATAATTTTATGAATTTTTCCAGCTGTAGGATTTGTATAAATAACTACATACTTACaactttttgtctctttcaggCCCATCCATCATCCTCAGGGCCACGCCCATATTGCAGCGTTTGTGAGCCATGAGAGTAAGTTAAGGACGATATTGTAATTATGGTTGCgcatgtttttctttggcttGCTTGGTACAAGTCTGCACATCGTAGCAGGCGACACCGTTTCTGCTGCCAAGGATACAGcttatttattgtacatttgtAGTGAAAACAAAGTTTGAGTGTGCCTCCTCAATCAAAGttgttcagattcagattcagatttccCTCGTGTTCATCTTTGTGTCACAGCGTACAACTTCTCCCATCGAATTGACCACTTATCTTTCGGGGAGGAGATAGCGGGCATCATCAATCCCCTGGACGGCACCGAGAAAATCACCCATAACAGTGAGTCGCTCGCAGTTTTTTCCACAGACGCGAGATGAGGGGAATTAAAAACACGACAAAGTGGATCCCGACCTCAGAACATTCAAAATCCAGTTCACCGCAGAATTAACGAGGTGTCCATACAACTATTGAATCACGAGGTTGAAAGCAGGCGCACCTTGGATTATCAATGCCATGTCGCTGTTATGGGAGTGTTCATGCGCCTGAAGCAAAATGACTGGACTTAAGTTTTCCATAATTTTCCTCCATGagattgatttaaaaacacttcctgtttgattcTGCTCCAGACAACCAGATGTTCCAGTACTTCATCACTGTGGTGCCCACCAGACTCCACACGCACAAGAtatctgcagacacacaccagttttctgtgaccgagcgagtgagtacgataaagtcaaataaaacaccacagccagtcttgtgggggggggttagagagacggagacaggaaAAGAAGACTTCTAGGGAAACACATGGAGGAGCAATAAACACCCGACTGTCTTTTTCTCCAAGGAGCGGGTGATAAACCACGCCGCGGGCAGTCACGGCGTCTCCGGCATCTTCGTGAAGTACGACACCAGCTCTCTGGTGGTGACGGTCAGCGAGCAGCATATGCCGCTGTGGCAGTTCCTGGTGCGACTGTGTGGCATCGTCGGGGGCATTTTCTCCACGACAGGCGAGCGCCCGCATTTTGTCCTGCGAAACCAGGGAATATGCAACGTGAAAAAGTAAATGAACCTCCTGCTATTCATTGCTGTGTGTTCCCCCTCTCTGTAAAGGCATGCTCCATGGGCTTGTTGGCTTCTGCTTCCATATCGTTTGCTGTCGCTTTAAATCGTCGGGAGTCTACAGGCCCGGAGAGGTGAGTCCATGCTATCATCTCGTCAAATAATTACACCGTCTGAATATTTTTCGCTCATTATCGGAAACACTTTTTgctctgtgtgtatttaaatcAGAGAGATTAG
This region of Scophthalmus maximus strain ysfricsl-2021 chromosome 12, ASM2237912v1, whole genome shotgun sequence genomic DNA includes:
- the LOC118286060 gene encoding endoplasmic reticulum-Golgi intermediate compartment protein 2-like yields the protein MRRLSRKKALSLVRELDAFPKVSESYVETSASGGTVSLIAFCAMALLAVLEFFVYQDTWMKYEYAVDKDFSSKLRINIDVTVAMKCQHVGADILDLAETMITSSGLQYEAVIFELTPQQRLWQKNLLLIQSRLREEHALQEVLYKTLLKGAPTALPPREDGSVEPLSACRIHGHVFVNKVAGNLHITVGKPIHHPQGHAHIAAFVSHETYNFSHRIDHLSFGEEIAGIINPLDGTEKITHNNNQMFQYFITVVPTRLHTHKISADTHQFSVTERERVINHAAGSHGVSGIFVKYDTSSLVVTVSEQHMPLWQFLVRLCGIVGGIFSTTGMLHGLVGFCFHIVCCRFKSSGVYRPGELHNQVNSLNNHQIPPSADNVPQE